The following coding sequences lie in one Arachis ipaensis cultivar K30076 chromosome B03, Araip1.1, whole genome shotgun sequence genomic window:
- the LOC107630788 gene encoding uncharacterized protein LOC107630788 (The sequence of the model RefSeq protein was modified relative to this genomic sequence to represent the inferred CDS: added 31 bases not found in genome assembly): MDPKEVKSELVLILDYGSQYTHLITRRIRSLSVFSLCISGTSSLSAITALNPSVVILSGGPHSVHTPDSPSFPDGFLDWAQSNGVVLLGICYGLQLLVQRLGGEVRVGHTQEYGRMEIHVDKPSDLFGNDRVGSKQVVWMSHGDEAAVLPPGFQVVARSQQGAVAAIENPSRKFYGLQYHPEVTHTPEGMETLKRFLFDVCKVATEWKMEDVMEEEIKVIKETVGPDEHVICALSGGVDSTVAATLVHKAIGDRLHCVFVDNGLLRYKERERVMGTFKKDLHLPVVCVDAVDQFLSKLKGVTDPEMKRKIIGKEFICIFDAFAHELEQKLGKKPSYLVQGTLYPDVIESCPPPGSGRTHSHTIKSHHNVGGLPKDMKLKLIEPLKLLFKDEVRQLGKILNVPEGFLKRHPFPGPGLAVRVLGDVTEGDALEILRQVDEIFIQSIKDAGLYDEIWQAFAVFLPIRSVGVQGDQRTHSHVVALRAVTSQDGMTADWYYFEHKFLDDVARKICNGVRGVNRVVQDITSKPPSTIEWE, encoded by the exons GCACCTCCTCTCTCTCCGCCATCACTGCTCTCAACCCCTCCGTCGTCATCCTCTCCGGCGGGCCTCACTCCGTCCACACCCCGGACTCCCCATCCTTCCCCGATGGCTTCCTCGACTGGGCCCAGTCAAACGGCGTCGTCCTCCTCGGCATCTGCTACGGCCTCCAGCTCCTCGTTCAGCGCCTCGGCGGCGAGGTCCGCGTCGGCCATACGCAGGAGTACGGCCGCATGGAGATCCACGTTGACAAGCCGTCTGACCTCTTCGGCAATGATAGAGTCGGCAGCAAGCAGGTTGTCTGGATGAGCCACGGCGACGAGGCCGCCGTCCTCCCCCCTGGCTTCCAAGTTGTCGCACGCAGCCAGCAGGGCGCAGTCGCCGCCATTGAGAATCCTTCTAGAAAGTTCTATGGCCTTCAGTATCACCCTGAG GTGACGCATACGCCGGAAGGGATGGAGACGTTGAAGCGCTTTCTGTTTGATGTTTGTAAAGTTGCTACAGAATGGAAGATGGAGGATGTGATGGAAGAAGAAATTAAGGTGATTAAGGAGACTGTTGGCCCTGATGAGCATGTCATATGTGCCTTGTCTGGTGGTGTGGATTCCACGGTTGCTGCTACTCTTGTGCATAAAGCCATTGGCGATCGCCTTCATTGTGTCTTTGTGGATAATGGATTGCTTAG GTATAAGGAGAGGGAACGTGTGATGGGGACATTCAAAAAGGATCTCCATTTACCAGTTGTATGTGTTGATGCTGTAGACCAATTTCTTTCGAAGCTGAAGGGTGTCACTGATCCTGAGATGAAGA CTTTGATGCTTTTGCTCATGAGCTAGAGCAGAAACTGGGAAAGAAACCTTCTTACTTGGTTCAAGGAACCTTGTACCCTGATGTGATCGAATCCTGTCCGCCCCCTGGAAGTGGGAGAACCCATTCCCATACCATCAAGAGCCATCACAATGTCGGTGGTCTCCCAAAGGACATGAAGTTGAAGCTTATTGAACCTCTTAAACTACTATTCAAGGATGAG GTTCGTCAATTAGGGAAGATCTTAAATGTTCCTGAGGGCTTTCTAAAACGCCACCCATTCCCTGGCCCTGGTCTTGCAGTGAGAGTTTTAGGTGATGTTACAGAAGGGGATGCCTTAGAAATTCTCCGACAG GTTGATGAGATCTTCATTCAGTCAATCAAGGATGCTGGGCTTTACGATGAAATATGGCAAGCCTTTGCAGTTTTCTTGCCAATACGATCTGTTGGAGTTCAAGGTGATCAAAGAACACATTCCCATGTTGTTGCGCTCCGAGCTGTTACAAGTCAAGACGGAATGACCGCTGATTG GTACTACTTTGAGCACAAGTTCCTCGATGATGTAGCAAGAAAGATTTGTAATGGTGTGCGTGGTGTAAACCGAGTTGTGCAAGACATTACCTCAAAGCCACCATCAACAATTGAATGGGAATAA